The DNA segment GGCAGGCGTTTTTCGGAAATATTTAAACCTGACATCAGCTTTAAACGCAGCACTAGCGCCGGGGCGATGCGCTTTTCGTTCATGACATGTTCTTGTAACACACCATCTACCCGCTGACGTATACGTAATACGGTTTCATCGGGCTCTATATGTATATCGGAGGCTTTAACCTGCACCGCATCTTCAAAGATAGAGCGCAGTAATTTAACCACTGGCGCATCTTCGGCGCCGGTGGCTTCTAGATAATCTATATCGCCCTCGTCGTCGCCCATCTCATCGCCCAGCTCTTCAGCCAGCGACGAGATTTCATCGGTGCGTCTATACAATATGTCCAGCGAATCCAATAGCTCAGACTCACGTACTACCGCCAAATCCAAAGGCTGCTGAACAATGCGCGACAGCTCATCAAAGCCAAAAATATCGGTGGGGTCGGCCATACCAATCAGTATGTTTCCGTCTTGCTCTTTTAACACCACCGCCCTATAGCGGCGAGCATAGGTTTCCGGCAGACGTGCGGTTAAGTCAAAGTTAAAATCGTAGTTACGCAGCTGTATAAAAGGCACGGCCAATTGCTGTGACAACAGGTTGAGCATGGCGTCTTCTTCGATAAAACCTAAATCGATTAACGCCCTGCCCAATTTTTTGCCACTGGTTTTTTGCGACGCTAAGGCATCGCCCAGCTGCTGATCGCTAATTAAACCTTTGCTAATCAGCAAATCACCTAAACGAATTTTTTTCACTTCTTTATTATTCGCCATTGGCACCCTCTACTGTCGATGATGGGTAAACGTTTACAGCGCCAGCTAAGGCCTCGTAGCGGCTGCGGGCATAGTCACGCAGCGATTGATTAATACGGCCTGCGCGCATAGCCTGTAAAAAATCGGCTCGCGCATCGGCTTTTAAGCCCGCTAACTCTTGTGATATAGCCAAGCCCACCCACCATGAACCCTGCCCGGAATCAAAGCGCAACAAGCTTTTATACACTTGTATGGACAAGGGATATTGCTTAGCGCGCTGCGCCGCCATAGCCAACAGTTCGTAGTAAGGGGTTTCCGATTTAAGATCAGGCTGCTTGCTTAATAATAACTGCACCGCTTTTTCAGGCTGCTGGTTAAGCACCAACAAATGCGCCTGCAAACGACGCAATGCACTAGCCTTGGCAACAAGGCTGGGCTGCGTATCTAAGGCAGCCTGAGCATCGGCGTGACGATTTTGTTTTATTAACAGTTCAACCAATAGTACCTGGCTAGCTAGCGCCTGCGGGTAGCGCTGGATAAATCTTCGCAGCAGCACTTCGGCGGCGGCTTCATCGCCACTACGTATGGCACTATTGGCCTCCTTAACCGTTAGCGTATCTTGTTGGCCCACAGTTAAAGGCGTACTGGTTTTTACACGCTGGGCAGGCGCGATGTTTTGTATGGCCACGGGTTTGGCTGCTACGGCGGCAGGCTTCGGGCCGCTAACCACGGGAGTGGGCTTAGCCACTAACAATAAACTTAACTGCTCACCGTTCTGACGCTCGCGCTTTACCAATACCGCCTGCTGTAAATCAAACAGCAGCACCATGCCTTCTTTATACGGGCG comes from the Dasania marina DSM 21967 genome and includes:
- a CDS encoding tetratricopeptide repeat protein, with amino-acid sequence MSLVNDMLNDLEKRRVDQPAQSENLEWLTAQAPTRKTPKRPWYALLLVLTLAAVAIVLWQQYRAPSSLVEAQKILVQAEQAKPRDASALNNKSMENTSPTQAPAQPTISAINFEPTAEGLQVHIVATQPLDYQLTNNQRQLAITFNQVLAQLPPHLASAQAPVSAVSFRPYKEGMVLLFDLQQAVLVKRERQNGEQLSLLLVAKPTPVVSGPKPAAVAAKPVAIQNIAPAQRVKTSTPLTVGQQDTLTVKEANSAIRSGDEAAAEVLLRRFIQRYPQALASQVLLVELLIKQNRHADAQAALDTQPSLVAKASALRRLQAHLLVLNQQPEKAVQLLLSKQPDLKSETPYYELLAMAAQRAKQYPLSIQVYKSLLRFDSGQGSWWVGLAISQELAGLKADARADFLQAMRAGRINQSLRDYARSRYEALAGAVNVYPSSTVEGANGE